A genomic stretch from Thauera sp. GDN1 includes:
- a CDS encoding glutathione peroxidase, with product MPSSLHDIQVERLAGGSTRLGEYAGKLLLIVNTASQCGLTPHYAGLEKLYQTYKDRGLVVLGFPCNQFGAQEPGNAEEIGAFCTKNYGVSFPMFAKIEVNGDGAHPLYKYLKQHAKGILGTEAIKWNFTKFLVSRDGTRIERYAPTTTPEELVKDIEGML from the coding sequence ATGCCTTCTTCCCTCCACGACATCCAGGTCGAGCGCCTCGCCGGCGGCAGCACCAGGCTGGGCGAATACGCCGGCAAGCTGCTGCTGATCGTCAACACCGCCAGCCAGTGCGGTCTCACCCCGCACTACGCCGGCCTCGAGAAGCTCTACCAGACCTACAAGGACCGCGGCCTGGTCGTGCTCGGTTTTCCGTGCAACCAGTTCGGTGCCCAGGAACCCGGCAACGCCGAGGAGATCGGCGCCTTCTGCACGAAGAACTACGGCGTCAGCTTCCCGATGTTCGCCAAGATCGAGGTCAACGGCGACGGCGCCCATCCGCTCTACAAGTACCTCAAGCAGCACGCCAAGGGCATCCTCGGCACCGAGGCGATCAAGTGGAACTTCACCAAGTTCCTGGTGAGCCGCGACGGCACGCGCATCGAGCGCTACGCGCCGACGACCACGCCCGAGGAACTGGTGAAGGATATCGAGGGGATGCTGTAG
- a CDS encoding ferredoxin--NADP reductase: protein MSSLITERVLSVHHWNDSLFSFRTTRDPGLRFENGQFVMIGLDVNGKPLTRAYSIASPNYEEHLEFFSIKVPDGPLTSRLQHLRPGDPIVVSKKPTGTLVLHDLNPGKHLYLLATGTGLAPFLSVIQDPETYERFEKVVLVHGVRFVSELAYTDFITRELPQNEFFGEQVREQLIYYPTVTREPFRNTGRITHVIESGRLFADIGLPALDPAHDRVMICGSQAMNKDCCDLLDAHGFQMSPRIGVAGDYVIERAFVEK from the coding sequence ATGAGCAGCCTCATCACCGAACGCGTCCTCAGCGTCCATCACTGGAACGACTCCCTCTTCAGCTTCCGCACCACCCGCGACCCGGGCCTGCGCTTCGAGAACGGCCAGTTCGTGATGATCGGGCTGGACGTGAACGGCAAGCCCCTGACCCGCGCCTACAGCATCGCCAGCCCGAACTACGAGGAGCACCTGGAGTTCTTCAGCATCAAGGTGCCCGACGGCCCGCTGACCTCGCGCCTGCAGCACCTGCGCCCGGGCGACCCGATCGTGGTCAGCAAGAAGCCCACCGGCACGCTGGTGCTGCACGACCTCAACCCCGGCAAGCATCTCTACCTGCTCGCCACCGGCACCGGGCTGGCGCCCTTCCTGAGCGTGATCCAGGACCCGGAAACCTACGAGCGCTTCGAGAAGGTGGTGCTGGTGCATGGCGTGCGTTTCGTGTCCGAGCTGGCCTACACCGACTTCATCACCCGCGAGCTGCCGCAGAACGAGTTCTTCGGCGAGCAGGTGCGCGAGCAGCTGATCTACTACCCGACCGTGACCCGCGAGCCCTTCCGCAACACCGGCCGCATCACCCACGTCATCGAATCGGGCCGGCTGTTCGCCGACATCGGCCTGCCCGCGCTCGACCCGGCGCACGACCGCGTGATGATCTGCGGCAGCCAGGCGATGAACAAGGACTGCTGCGACCTGCTCGACGCGCACGGTTTCCAGATGTCGCCGCGCATCGGCGTCGCCGGCGATTACGTGATCGAACGCGCCTTCGTCGAGAAATGA